The stretch of DNA ACAATCTGCGAATTGCCCTGCCACAAGCGACCGACGACGAGCTGACCGCCGCGCTATCGCGCGCCGCCTTCGCCGACGACTTGCAGCAACTTGCCACCGCAGGCGGCTTGCAAGCGCCGCTCGGCTGCCAAGGCATACGGCTGTCGGTCGGGCAGATGCAGCGGCTGGCGCTGGCGCGCGCTTTGTTGCGCCAGCCCGATGTATTGTTGATCGACGACATGCTGACAGGGCTCGATCCCGAGTCGGCGCGCCATGTGTTGTCGAGCTTGCGCCACTACGCCGCCGGGCGGCTGGTGGTAGTTGTCTTGCCACAAGAGGCCCACGCCGATTGGTGCGATGAGGTGCTGGTGATGGAGAACAGTCGCGTTGTCGCGCAGGTTGCGCCAAACAAGCTTTCCACAATCGAATGGACCGCGCCAGCCGACCCAGGGCAGCGGGCCGCCTGACCAACACACCCAGGGAGGGGAACGGAATGTCTGCTCAGAACGGTCGCACAAAAATCATCGCCGAGGCATGCGCCAATCACCTGGGCGAATCGAAATTGCAGGAAGAGATGATTTGGGCCGCCGCTGAGGCCGGCGCCGACTACATCAAGTTTCAGTCGTGGACGGCAGCCTCGAACACCCGCGGCCAGTCCGACGCCATGTTGCCGTTCGAGCTGAGCGACGACGATCATTTTCGGTTGCGCGAGGTCGCACAGCGCGCGCGAATCGGCTTTTCGACCACGGTCTTCGATCGGCAACGGACGCCGTTTGTCGCCAAGCTGGGGCTCGACTTCATCAAGATCGCCAGCCCCGATTGTGGCAGCTCCGGCTTGCTCAGCGATGTCGCCGCCCGCTTTCCGCTGGTCATCCTCTCGACGGGCATGAGCGAAGAGGCGGAAGTTCGAGGCGCCGCGCAAGTGGTTCGTTCGGGGGGCGCGCGTCTGGCGCTGTTGCATTGCATGTATCCGTTGGTGGACGGCGCTTATCATCTGCGGCGTATGGAGTGGTTGC from Pirellulales bacterium encodes:
- a CDS encoding N-acetylneuraminate synthase family protein; amino-acid sequence: MSAQNGRTKIIAEACANHLGESKLQEEMIWAAAEAGADYIKFQSWTAASNTRGQSDAMLPFELSDDDHFRLREVAQRARIGFSTTVFDRQRTPFVAKLGLDFIKIASPDCGSSGLLSDVAARFPLVILSTGMSEEAEVRGAAQVVRSGGARLALLHCMYPLVDGAYHLRRMEWLREHASEVGLSDHSAGDDLRASKLAIALGADWIERHFILSRSQPAKDAAVSIDPAGLKELVEAAKDPRPHLALADEFPELLGDEQPELSGKVTGLREFYCGRWGDNR